The genomic segment tgttaatGTGAGACCActttttttaaatccgccttgaatgTAAACGTGCTTTAATATTCTGGCGCCAGTAGCTGAAAACGATTGATATTTCCGTACTTTCTGCACTTTTTTATGTTTGTGTCACCCTGTATTACTGCCATCATCTGTGTTATCGATGGTAACTTCTCGCAGGTTTGAATTGATATAATTTGGCACACCACCATATCTAGACTTCATAATCGTTTATTCGATTAAACTTTTAAAGTCTAATAATCGATTAGTTGAATTTTCGACTTTTATATGAGACACCGGATTCATATAACCCTCCACTACTCCactaataaacaaataatatatttttttttatctgtgaGAAAGATAAAGCAAAGTATATTAAATTGAACGAATTCGGACGAAAATTTTCAACATGGAAGAGATTACACCTGTTAATGACAATGATTTAAAAGATTTGAAAGAGCGCATGAATTTGATTGCCCAAGCTGACCCCAAACAGTACCACAACGATTTCTCCCTAAAGCGTTTTCTGAGAGCCTTCAAAACAGTTGACGATGCATTCCAGGTAAAAGCCTATAAGCAAGTGTTAAAGTATACTATTGTCGAACTCATGTCTCCGATTTTAGGCCATATTGAAGACTAACAAATGGCGAGAGCAATATGGTGTGGAGACATTGGACAGTGTCGCCGCTTTGGAGCAATATAAGGACAAAGCCAGAGTTCTACGCCATAGGGACTGCTTTGGACGACCAGTTGTATATATACCAGCCAAGAACCATAATTCCAGCGAGCGTGATATTGATGAGATGACAAAGTTTATTGTCAAGTGTCTGGAAGAAGCATGCAAGAAATGCTTCGAAGAAGTCACGGACAGACTTTGCATTGTTTTTGATTTGGCCGAGTTTAATATCAATTGCATGGACATGCAGTTGGTCAAAAATTTGATATGGCTGCTGAGCAAACACTATCCCGAACGTCTCGGAGTGTGCCTCATTATCAACTCCCCCGGAATATTCTCCACAGTTTGGCCGCTAATAAGACAGTTAATTGACGACAATACCGCCAAAAAGGTGGTCTTTGTTAACGACGAAACTGAGTTATGTAAATATCTTATACCTGACATCCTGCCCACCGACATGTAAAAATGTCACGACGGATCGATACATACAAACAAGGCCATTGTTTTCTTATCAAAATCAATGGGCAAACAAATGTACCTTACAAAGATGCTATAGAAAATTTACTCAGTCGGTCCTAATAAGTGAAAACATTCCTTACAAATGATCCATATGTCCATAatcttagttaaaaaaaaaaaatagaagctGTGTGTAGTACTAACATAGTGGACTGTAGTATGTATATGTACCTTGGGTATTGATTTCAAAAATGTATTGTAAATGTGTATTATTTTTGCGAATGTGTCTTTATCATACATGTAATTACGTATTGTCTATGtattatatgaaatttttatgtttgccaGCTGTTACAATGTTTTCGTTCAGTTCTGAACATGAAACCCCACGTTTCAAGGAAGAAAATGTAATTGTGTAAACTTGTAGTAAcaaccatatacaatatatatacctacctacctacctacctactaAACGCTAAGCGGGATGATGTTAATAAATGTAAATCTaaccaaatatacatatatatatatatatatatatatgtatgtacgagTATGTGCTAGTTGTGTATTTGATTTGGTTCTTTTATGGTTATAGCAAAATTTGTTATCATAACCAAAAG from the Stomoxys calcitrans chromosome 1, idStoCalc2.1, whole genome shotgun sequence genome contains:
- the LOC106089845 gene encoding uncharacterized protein LOC106089845 codes for the protein MEEITPVNDNDLKDLKERMNLIAQADPKQYHNDFSLKRFLRAFKTVDDAFQAILKTNKWREQYGVETLDSVAALEQYKDKARVLRHRDCFGRPVVYIPAKNHNSSERDIDEMTKFIVKCLEEACKKCFEEVTDRLCIVFDLAEFNINCMDMQLVKNLIWLLSKHYPERLGVCLIINSPGIFSTVWPLIRQLIDDNTAKKVVFVNDETELCKYLIPDILPTDM